Proteins from a genomic interval of Calorimonas adulescens:
- the rsgA gene encoding ribosome small subunit-dependent GTPase A has protein sequence MPEGKIIKATAGFYYVLVDGKIYECRARGLFKLKDKTPLVGDNVIIKAIDERDGYILEILDRKNRIMRPPVANVDVVVLVASAKAPEPSFLYIDRILAMCEYGGIDCIICVNKIDIDYEGEYKEWSEIYLDIGYPVFYTSAKLNIGVYELSEYLTNKISVFAGNSGVGKSSLLNAMRPGLKLNVGDISSKSKKGTHTTRHIELIKIYENSYVADTPGFNELSIDFINRYDLSSCFREFNSYECRFSNCLHQNEPGCSVKEAVNEGKIHISRYLNYLKLLGEIVKSEGELY, from the coding sequence ATGCCAGAGGGTAAAATAATAAAGGCAACTGCAGGATTTTATTATGTGCTGGTTGATGGTAAAATATATGAGTGCAGGGCAAGAGGCCTATTTAAATTGAAGGATAAGACGCCTCTTGTAGGTGATAATGTAATAATTAAAGCTATTGACGAGAGAGATGGCTATATTCTGGAAATACTTGACAGAAAAAACAGGATAATGAGACCTCCAGTGGCCAATGTGGATGTGGTAGTCTTGGTCGCATCTGCTAAAGCTCCTGAACCAAGTTTTCTATACATTGACAGGATTTTAGCAATGTGTGAGTATGGGGGAATAGACTGTATAATTTGTGTAAATAAAATTGATATAGACTATGAAGGGGAATACAAAGAGTGGTCAGAAATTTATTTAGATATTGGCTATCCTGTTTTTTATACCAGTGCAAAGTTAAATATAGGTGTTTATGAATTAAGCGAATACCTAACAAATAAAATATCTGTATTTGCGGGAAATTCAGGGGTAGGGAAGTCCTCACTTTTGAATGCAATGAGGCCTGGATTAAAGTTGAATGTTGGTGACATCAGTTCAAAATCTAAAAAGGGAACTCATACTACAAGGCATATAGAGCTAATAAAGATATATGAAAATAGTTATGTGGCTGATACGCCAGGATTTAATGAGCTTTCTATAGACTTTATCAATAGGTATGATTTAAGCTCATGTTTTAGAGAATTTAATAGTTATGAGTGTCGTTTTTCCAACTGCCTTCACCAGAATGAACCAGGTTGCAGCGTTAAAGAGGCCGTAAATGAAGGTAAAATACACATATCAAGATATCTTAATTATCTGAAGCTATTGGGGGAAATTGTTAAATCGGAAGGGGAGTTGTATTAA
- the rpe gene encoding ribulose-phosphate 3-epimerase yields MAILAPSILSADFLNLGDNIRKLENAGIEMLHIDIMDGHFVPNLTFGPALVEYVRRFTRLKLDVHLMMTNPQDYIDEFCDVGADYITVHQEACMHLDRVISLIKKRGAKAGVALNPATPPSTLQYVLDDVDIVLVMSVNPGFGGQKFIERMLFKVAELDRLRGDKYGYQIEVDGGINNKNVKSLVESGADIIVAGTAVFRGDIIENCKKIGAIIK; encoded by the coding sequence ATGGCTATACTAGCTCCATCTATTTTGTCGGCGGATTTTTTGAATCTTGGTGACAATATAAGAAAATTGGAAAACGCAGGGATAGAAATGCTGCATATTGATATTATGGACGGGCATTTTGTCCCAAATCTTACTTTTGGGCCTGCTTTGGTAGAATATGTTCGTAGGTTTACTCGACTTAAACTTGATGTTCACCTTATGATGACCAACCCGCAGGACTATATTGATGAGTTTTGTGACGTTGGGGCTGATTATATTACTGTGCATCAGGAAGCTTGTATGCATCTAGACAGGGTTATAAGCTTAATTAAGAAAAGAGGAGCTAAGGCTGGGGTGGCGTTAAATCCAGCTACTCCCCCATCTACGCTTCAATATGTTCTCGATGATGTAGATATAGTATTGGTAATGTCAGTAAATCCAGGATTCGGTGGGCAGAAGTTTATAGAAAGAATGCTGTTTAAAGTAGCCGAACTGGATAGATTACGAGGAGATAAATATGGATATCAAATAGAGGTAGATGGTGGAATAAATAATAAGAATGTAAAAAGTTTGGTAGAGTCGGGGGCTGATATAATAGTGGCTGGAACTGCCGTGTTTAGGGGCGATATAATAGAAAATTGCAAGAAAATAGGAGCGATTATAAAATGA
- a CDS encoding nucleotidyltransferase: protein MTVLGIVSEYNPFHNGHLYHLKKSIEVTKADAIVTVMSGNFTQRGEPALFNKWIRTEAALKSGINLVIELPVCYSTSSAELFAFGAVSLLNSIGIVDYISFGSENGDIKELMEIAKLLSTEDNDFKFRLKNFLKAGYSFARARQLAIDRESFNKKLITSPNNILGIEYLKWLIRLESKIVPVTIKRLGPEYNDQELNEANHISSATSIRNTLKNGDLEKVLQHLPYSSYEIIRNALLNGQKPLFKSDMERLIYYELIKNDKIEEIFDVSEGLHKRIKDRIYQSQSLDELLLGIKTKRYAYSRLSRILFHILIKYTKNEANSFNQTGPLYVRILGFDNTGRKIIREMKDKCALPIITNLGKQYNNLSETAKKMMHKDILSTDIYSLLSSNDINIGQDYVRGPVVITT from the coding sequence ATGACAGTATTAGGTATCGTTTCCGAATATAACCCATTTCATAATGGACATCTATACCATTTAAAAAAATCTATTGAAGTTACTAAAGCCGATGCAATAGTAACTGTCATGAGTGGCAACTTTACTCAAAGAGGTGAACCCGCGCTATTTAACAAATGGATAAGGACTGAAGCAGCCTTGAAAAGTGGTATTAACCTTGTCATCGAACTACCCGTATGTTACAGCACATCCAGTGCGGAACTTTTTGCATTTGGGGCAGTAAGCCTATTGAATAGCATTGGAATAGTGGACTATATATCTTTTGGCAGTGAAAACGGTGATATTAAAGAATTAATGGAAATTGCCAAATTATTATCAACCGAAGACAATGATTTTAAGTTTCGACTAAAAAATTTCTTAAAAGCCGGTTACTCTTTCGCAAGGGCACGTCAATTGGCTATAGATAGGGAAAGTTTTAATAAAAAACTTATTACATCGCCTAATAATATATTAGGTATTGAATATTTAAAATGGCTAATTAGATTAGAAAGTAAAATTGTCCCAGTTACAATCAAAAGACTCGGTCCCGAATACAACGATCAGGAATTAAATGAAGCCAATCATATTTCAAGCGCCACATCCATTAGGAATACATTAAAAAATGGTGATCTTGAAAAAGTCTTGCAACATTTACCATACAGTAGTTATGAAATAATTAGAAATGCTCTTTTAAATGGGCAAAAACCCTTGTTTAAAAGTGATATGGAAAGGTTAATATATTATGAACTTATCAAGAACGATAAGATAGAAGAGATTTTTGATGTATCAGAAGGTTTGCACAAAAGAATAAAAGATAGAATTTACCAATCTCAATCCTTAGACGAATTATTGCTGGGAATCAAAACCAAACGCTACGCTTACAGCAGGCTTTCGCGGATACTATTTCATATTTTAATTAAATATACCAAAAACGAAGCGAATTCTTTTAATCAAACCGGTCCATTATATGTAAGGATACTGGGTTTTGACAATACAGGCAGGAAAATAATAAGGGAAATGAAAGACAAATGTGCACTTCCTATAATTACCAATTTAGGAAAACAATATAATAATTTGAGTGAGACAGCTAAAAAGATGATGCATAAGGACATTCTTTCTACAGATATATATTCTTTATTGAGCTCCAATGATATTAATATAGGACAGGATTACGTAAGGGGACCTGTAGTTATTACAACATAA
- the rsmD gene encoding 16S rRNA (guanine(966)-N(2))-methyltransferase RsmD: MRVISGINKGVKLFGPDGMDIRPTSDRVKEALFDIISFDISGSAVLDLFSGTGALGIEALSRGADLCVFVDNSKKSIELLRKNLKKTHMDGNNRFLILNMDFEKAICYLKQKEILFDFVFIDPPYHDNLYYKATELLQEFEILKDNGKVILELGSDIHVDNKIGGLICYKEKRYGNTLLKFYTKGNLL, encoded by the coding sequence ATGAGAGTAATATCGGGTATAAATAAAGGAGTAAAGCTTTTTGGCCCTGATGGCATGGATATTAGACCAACTTCAGATAGGGTCAAAGAGGCATTGTTTGATATAATATCTTTTGATATTAGTGGTTCTGCAGTCTTGGATTTATTTTCTGGCACTGGAGCTCTTGGTATAGAGGCATTGAGCAGAGGTGCTGATCTGTGTGTTTTTGTTGACAACTCAAAAAAGAGTATAGAATTATTGCGAAAAAACCTTAAAAAGACCCATATGGATGGAAATAATAGGTTTTTAATCTTAAATATGGATTTTGAAAAAGCCATATGTTATTTAAAACAAAAAGAAATTCTTTTTGATTTTGTATTTATTGACCCACCCTATCATGATAATTTATATTATAAAGCAACGGAGCTATTGCAAGAATTTGAGATACTCAAAGATAACGGTAAAGTTATACTTGAACTGGGTTCTGATATACATGTAGATAATAAAATAGGAGGTCTAATCTGCTATAAAGAAAAGAGATATGGTAATACCTTACTAAAATTTTATACTAAGGGGAATTTATTATGA
- the coaD gene encoding pantetheine-phosphate adenylyltransferase: MKIAVYPGSFDPITFGHLDIIERSSSIFDRLIVTILENSSKKPLFSVEERKDMIIKTTSAFKNVEVDYFSGLLMDYMRQNNYHIIIKGLRMLSDFEYEFQMALMNKKLNDDVETLFMMTSSKYAYLSSSIVKEVASFGGDIDDLVPAYVASKLKSKLEGR, translated from the coding sequence ATGAAAATTGCAGTATATCCTGGGAGTTTTGATCCCATAACCTTCGGACACTTAGATATTATTGAAAGGTCATCAAGTATATTTGACAGGTTAATAGTAACTATATTAGAAAACAGCTCAAAAAAGCCACTTTTCTCTGTTGAAGAAAGAAAAGATATGATAATAAAGACTACTTCTGCATTTAAAAACGTAGAGGTAGATTATTTTTCGGGGCTGCTTATGGATTATATGAGACAAAACAACTATCACATTATAATCAAAGGATTGCGCATGCTGTCTGACTTTGAATATGAATTTCAAATGGCTTTAATGAACAAAAAATTAAATGACGACGTCGAAACACTCTTTATGATGACGAGCAGTAAATATGCATATCTCAGCTCCAGCATAGTTAAAGAAGTAGCGAGTTTCGGTGGAGATATAGACGATTTAGTGCCTGCATATGTCGCTTCAAAGCTAAAAAGTAAATTAGAAGGGAGATAG
- the rpmB gene encoding 50S ribosomal protein L28 — protein MARVCEVCGKRPVTGIQYSHSHRQSKRIWKPNIKKVRAVVNGENKSIYVCTRCLRSGKVVRAI, from the coding sequence ATGGCAAGAGTATGTGAAGTGTGTGGTAAAAGGCCTGTTACTGGTATACAATATAGTCATTCGCATAGACAGTCAAAGCGGATATGGAAGCCAAACATCAAAAAAGTCAGAGCGGTTGTAAATGGAGAAAATAAGAGTATATATGTATGTACACGTTGTTTGAGGTCTGGTAAGGTCGTAAGAGCAATATAA
- a CDS encoding ATPase codes for MEVLELLQKIEDYLNKSMSIPISGKVLVDRDVFLKMIQDVRLMLPDDIKKAEWIESHKQEILLEAQQQSDVIVSEAEKKIKLMVSEEEIVKMAKVEAEEIIAAAQKSAKEIRLGSKEYADSILEKLEKDLTEILKILKENREELKKS; via the coding sequence ATGGAGGTTTTAGAACTTCTTCAAAAGATAGAGGATTATCTTAACAAGTCTATGAGCATACCCATTTCAGGTAAAGTACTTGTTGATAGGGATGTATTTTTAAAGATGATCCAGGATGTAAGGTTAATGCTTCCTGATGACATTAAAAAGGCAGAATGGATAGAAAGTCATAAGCAGGAGATACTTTTGGAGGCTCAACAACAGTCAGATGTAATTGTTTCAGAGGCAGAAAAGAAAATCAAGCTTATGGTCAGTGAAGAAGAGATTGTAAAAATGGCCAAGGTTGAAGCGGAAGAAATAATTGCTGCTGCACAGAAGAGTGCCAAGGAGATTCGTTTGGGTTCAAAAGAATATGCTGATTCTATCCTGGAAAAGCTGGAAAAGGATCTAACAGAGATTTTAAAAATCCTCAAGGAAAACAGGGAAGAGCTCAAAAAAAGTTAA
- the recG gene encoding ATP-dependent DNA helicase RecG, which yields MSNLEMPVRYIKGVGPGREKILNSMGIFTVFDLLNYFPRDYEDRSKVTPIINIVSGHKVLAAVKYTGRYKVLRPRNGLSITKLYVTDDTGYATLAYFNQDYIIKNFIAGNYYLIYGDAELSFGEIQIKNPDVEPIRKDINHYLCIYPVYSLTKNITQKVMRGIIKEAFLYLDEIYEMLPQELLSKFKLIDVKTAYKNIHYPDSMENLERAKRRLAFQELFEVMLYLNILKLKRETIKKGILFSPCDEDEFVKLLPFKLTNAQIKAWSDIKQDMESERPMNRLLQGDVGSGKTVVAAMAVYKAVKNNYQAAFMVPTEILAEQHYSTLTRLLAGQGIKVGLLISSLSAKEKNNILDKIAKGEIDVVVGTHALIQDNVIYKNLGLVITDEQHRFGVRQRSMLEQKGDNIDVLVMTATPIPRSLALIIYGDLDISIIDELPPGRKPVRTYLVDKGMREQVFNFIETHLKNGEQCYVVAPLIEESDKLDAASAEKIYKELSGKFTGFNVGILHGKMSKEEKDYMMRQFKENKIHVLVSTTVIEVGVDVPNATVIVIENSERFGLAQLHQLRGRIGRGDKESYCFLILGNNNSEVKDRLKILTQTNDGFKIAEHDLKLRGPGDFLGFKQHGMPAFKVASTYLDNDILEDVFKAVRYFIETYGLDTLTATKMVRIIEDKWGFNEEDIALN from the coding sequence ATGTCAAATCTGGAAATGCCTGTTAGGTATATAAAAGGTGTAGGGCCAGGCCGCGAAAAGATTCTTAACAGCATGGGTATATTTACGGTTTTTGATTTATTAAATTATTTTCCCCGGGATTATGAAGATAGATCTAAAGTAACACCGATCATAAATATAGTCAGTGGACATAAAGTATTGGCAGCCGTAAAATATACCGGAAGATATAAAGTGTTAAGACCACGAAATGGTTTAAGTATAACTAAGTTGTATGTAACTGATGACACAGGGTATGCCACTTTGGCCTATTTTAATCAAGATTATATTATTAAAAATTTTATTGCCGGAAATTATTATCTTATTTATGGCGATGCTGAACTATCATTTGGAGAAATTCAAATAAAAAATCCGGATGTTGAACCGATAAGAAAGGACATAAATCACTATCTTTGCATATATCCTGTATATAGTCTGACAAAAAATATTACTCAGAAAGTGATGAGAGGCATTATAAAAGAGGCCTTTTTATATCTGGATGAAATTTATGAAATGCTTCCTCAGGAATTGCTGAGTAAATTTAAATTGATAGATGTAAAAACGGCTTATAAAAACATACATTATCCTGACAGTATGGAAAACTTAGAAAGAGCTAAGAGAAGGCTTGCTTTTCAAGAACTGTTTGAAGTCATGCTTTATTTAAACATATTGAAATTAAAGAGGGAAACAATAAAAAAGGGTATCTTGTTTAGTCCATGTGATGAGGATGAATTTGTTAAGTTATTGCCGTTTAAGCTTACTAATGCTCAGATAAAAGCGTGGAGTGATATAAAACAGGATATGGAGTCGGAAAGGCCAATGAACAGACTTTTACAGGGCGATGTAGGATCTGGTAAGACTGTTGTTGCCGCAATGGCTGTATATAAGGCTGTTAAAAATAATTATCAGGCGGCTTTTATGGTACCAACGGAGATATTAGCTGAACAGCACTATTCAACCTTGACCCGGTTATTAGCAGGACAGGGCATAAAGGTTGGACTTCTGATCAGTTCACTCTCAGCAAAAGAAAAAAATAATATTCTCGATAAAATTGCTAAAGGAGAAATAGATGTTGTAGTAGGGACTCATGCACTTATTCAGGATAATGTAATATACAAAAATCTTGGACTGGTAATTACAGATGAGCAACATAGATTTGGAGTTAGACAGAGATCGATGCTTGAACAAAAGGGCGATAACATTGATGTGCTTGTAATGACAGCAACACCGATTCCCAGGAGTTTAGCACTTATTATATATGGTGATCTAGATATTTCTATTATAGATGAGTTGCCGCCTGGAAGGAAACCGGTTAGAACCTATCTGGTTGATAAGGGAATGCGAGAACAGGTATTTAATTTTATAGAAACGCATTTAAAAAATGGAGAACAATGCTATGTTGTAGCGCCGTTGATTGAAGAATCAGATAAGTTAGATGCAGCATCAGCTGAGAAAATTTATAAAGAATTGAGTGGAAAATTCACTGGTTTTAACGTGGGAATATTGCATGGTAAAATGTCAAAAGAAGAAAAAGATTACATGATGAGACAGTTTAAGGAAAATAAGATTCATGTGCTTGTTTCTACCACAGTAATCGAGGTCGGCGTTGATGTGCCCAATGCAACCGTGATAGTTATAGAAAATTCAGAGAGATTTGGTCTGGCGCAGCTTCACCAGCTTCGTGGGAGAATTGGTCGTGGGGACAAAGAGTCATACTGTTTCCTTATCTTAGGGAATAATAACTCTGAAGTTAAGGACAGATTAAAGATTCTAACACAGACCAATGATGGATTCAAGATAGCGGAACACGATTTAAAATTGAGAGGGCCAGGTGACTTTTTAGGATTCAAGCAGCATGGTATGCCGGCTTTTAAGGTGGCGAGTACCTATTTAGACAATGACATCTTAGAGGATGTTTTTAAGGCAGTCAGATATTTTATAGAAACATATGGGCTTGATACTTTAACTGCAACAAAGATGGTAAGGATTATAGAGGATAAGTGGGGTTTTAATGAGGAGGATATTGCTTTAAATTGA
- a CDS encoding thiamine diphosphokinase, producing MKAVILSNGNVENIEFLRSYIESSDIFICADGGGNYAKSLGIKPDILIGDFDSIKEEILNYFQHLGTEIIRYPREKNYVDTQLAVDRAIELSADKIILLGATGNRLDHTLANINMLYYIYKKGVTAEIVDEHNRLMLLKGENFLRGQMGDTVSFIPFFGDVKKIVLKGFYYPLDGVTLTKDTSLGISNVFTEDVGYVDSGDDFVLAIFSYGQ from the coding sequence ATGAAGGCTGTGATTCTATCCAATGGAAATGTAGAGAATATTGAATTTTTAAGGTCATATATAGAAAGTTCTGATATATTTATATGTGCAGATGGTGGCGGCAATTATGCTAAATCTTTGGGTATTAAGCCTGATATATTAATTGGTGATTTTGATTCTATAAAAGAGGAAATTTTGAATTATTTTCAACATCTTGGTACAGAGATTATTCGATATCCGCGAGAAAAAAATTATGTTGATACCCAATTGGCTGTGGACAGAGCCATAGAGCTTTCCGCAGATAAAATAATTCTACTTGGGGCTACAGGAAATAGATTAGATCATACCCTGGCCAATATAAACATGCTTTATTATATTTATAAAAAAGGAGTAACTGCCGAAATCGTAGATGAACATAACAGGTTGATGCTACTTAAAGGAGAAAATTTTTTGAGGGGACAAATGGGGGATACGGTTTCTTTTATCCCGTTCTTTGGAGACGTTAAAAAAATCGTTTTAAAGGGCTTCTATTATCCACTTGATGGTGTTACTCTCACCAAAGACACATCGCTGGGTATCAGCAATGTGTTTACAGAGGATGTGGGGTATGTAGACAGTGGAGATGACTTCGTTCTGGCTATTTTTTCATATGGTCAGTAA
- the pknB gene encoding Stk1 family PASTA domain-containing Ser/Thr kinase, with the protein MIGKMLGNRYEILEEIGQGGMGIVYKARCHLLNRFVAIKILRPEFSHDEEFIKRFKYESQSAASLSHPNIVSIYDVGNEGNIYYIVMEYVKGKTLKQIIKEVNGHLSVDETISIASQVLRALDNAHRHNIIHRDIKPHNILITEDGIAKVTDFGIARAATDYTLTYNKNIIGTAQYFSPEQAKGGIVDEKSDIYSLGIVMYEMLTGQVPFEGDSPISVALKHIEEELVPPSKINRDIPKGIEDIIIKATQKDPTKRYSTAKEMLNDINKFVSDPVNFRIIKIDEDAPTKIMPTIDYKGNEREDNKPVKSRRNKIVSAIITTVIVLIIMAGIAGATFIFINRQTAEEIDVPPIVGMQVDDAKKLLEKNGLSLEIVGEDYSDEAAGIVLSQSPEPEIKVKKNYKIKVRISKGVELVKVPLVENREMDEAVSILKDAGLIPIVNYAYDNIVPANKVISQNPMANEEVEKNTRVDIYVSRGKEQVTMINIIGKTLDDAKKVLNENNLTLGNVTEQEQDGPEGVIISQSVKPGDPVESGSAIDVVVSKKPSPPVLKNVTIPLPDIPGEMKVVVVKKDALGETTIYSGMNTYQDSPLNILNVPTKGHVIIEVYINDEKEPYARYEDNT; encoded by the coding sequence TTGATAGGGAAAATGTTGGGTAACAGATATGAGATTCTGGAAGAGATTGGACAGGGCGGTATGGGTATTGTGTATAAAGCTCGTTGTCATTTGCTTAATAGATTTGTAGCTATAAAAATCTTACGCCCAGAATTTTCACACGATGAAGAATTTATAAAGAGATTTAAATACGAATCACAATCAGCGGCAAGCCTGTCGCATCCGAATATAGTGAGTATTTATGATGTTGGTAATGAAGGCAATATCTATTATATTGTAATGGAGTACGTGAAGGGCAAGACGTTGAAACAAATTATAAAAGAAGTGAATGGGCATCTATCAGTGGATGAAACAATATCAATTGCCAGTCAGGTTCTAAGAGCATTGGACAATGCTCACAGACATAATATTATACATCGTGATATTAAACCACATAATATTTTAATTACAGAAGATGGTATAGCAAAAGTGACTGATTTTGGCATAGCAAGGGCAGCTACAGATTATACTCTAACATACAATAAAAATATCATAGGTACGGCCCAATACTTTAGCCCTGAACAGGCAAAGGGCGGAATCGTTGATGAAAAATCTGACATATATTCACTGGGTATAGTTATGTATGAAATGCTTACAGGACAGGTGCCGTTTGAGGGGGACAGCCCCATCTCGGTAGCTCTAAAACATATAGAAGAAGAGCTGGTTCCACCTTCAAAAATTAACAGAGATATTCCGAAAGGGATTGAAGATATTATTATAAAAGCCACTCAGAAAGATCCTACTAAAAGGTACTCTACAGCAAAAGAGATGCTTAATGATATAAATAAATTTGTGAGTGATCCTGTTAATTTTAGGATTATCAAAATAGATGAGGATGCACCTACTAAGATTATGCCCACGATAGATTATAAAGGGAATGAAAGAGAAGACAATAAACCAGTAAAGAGTAGACGGAACAAAATTGTTTCTGCCATAATTACAACAGTTATTGTTTTAATAATAATGGCTGGCATAGCCGGAGCAACATTCATTTTTATAAACCGTCAAACAGCAGAAGAGATCGATGTGCCCCCAATAGTCGGTATGCAGGTAGATGATGCAAAGAAGCTGCTAGAAAAAAATGGCTTATCTTTAGAAATTGTTGGAGAGGATTATAGCGATGAAGCGGCGGGTATTGTCTTGAGTCAGTCTCCTGAGCCAGAAATAAAAGTAAAAAAGAACTATAAAATAAAGGTTAGAATAAGTAAGGGGGTTGAATTAGTAAAGGTACCACTTGTAGAAAATCGGGAAATGGATGAGGCTGTTTCTATTTTAAAAGATGCCGGTTTAATACCGATTGTAAATTATGCATATGACAACATTGTTCCTGCAAATAAGGTTATCTCCCAAAATCCCATGGCTAATGAAGAAGTAGAAAAAAATACTCGGGTGGATATTTACGTCAGCCGGGGAAAAGAGCAGGTAACCATGATAAATATTATTGGTAAGACCCTGGATGATGCAAAGAAAGTTTTGAATGAAAATAATTTAACACTTGGAAATGTAACAGAACAGGAGCAGGATGGACCAGAGGGTGTAATTATATCACAGAGCGTCAAACCAGGTGATCCAGTAGAAAGCGGGTCAGCTATAGATGTCGTAGTTAGTAAAAAGCCTTCTCCACCGGTCTTGAAAAATGTGACTATTCCTTTACCTGATATACCTGGAGAGATGAAGGTTGTTGTAGTTAAAAAAGATGCTCTGGGTGAGACTACTATATATTCAGGTATGAATACTTATCAGGATAGCCCGTTAAATATCTTAAATGTGCCTACAAAAGGCCATGTAATTATTGAGGTGTATATTAACGATGAAAAAGAGCCCTATGCTAGATATGAAGATAATACTTAG
- a CDS encoding alpha/beta-type small acid-soluble spore protein, translating to MARGSNTSNIIVVREAKKAMDQWKYEVANEIGVQPPADGYWGNLSSRDCGAVGGHMVRKMIEMAERSIANTPQNR from the coding sequence ATGGCAAGAGGTTCAAATACTAGTAATATCATTGTTGTAAGAGAAGCAAAGAAAGCTATGGATCAATGGAAATACGAAGTTGCAAACGAGATAGGCGTTCAACCTCCTGCTGATGGCTATTGGGGCAATCTTTCTTCTAGAGATTGCGGAGCTGTTGGTGGGCATATGGTCAGGAAAATGATAGAAATGGCTGAAAGAAGTATAGCCAATACCCCACAAAACAGATAA
- the ylbJ gene encoding sporulation integral membrane protein YlbJ, which translates to MKIKKWFFGLLSLAAGIMTISMILFPQQILDAARQGLFLWANNVFPSLFPFYVINQLLIGFGIVNFIGTLFEPIMRPLLNVPGEGALCFSLGIASGYPMGAKLISSLRSINSCTKYEAERLMSFCNSAGPLFIIGVVGIGIFNNPVIGYLLVLCNYAGLLSTGLLFRIHGTIEHKNIIHLNNNNLFKRAIQNMKAAQKKDGRNFNYLFSDSVKDGINLMLTIGGYIIIFSVIVRLINITGLTTSLSNVINIISKGLISKEIAIGIINGIFEMTIGCNTLKELSISLYQKTILAGLIISWGGLSTHAQIQNVIEHTDISYMSYFCAKIAHSILTATYVYFIYPLIIKPSATEAISFNNSWLSNVEFSLAIIIIVIAVIVSMAIINSLAFRDPY; encoded by the coding sequence ATGAAAATCAAAAAATGGTTTTTTGGCTTGCTGTCTTTAGCAGCAGGGATAATGACGATATCCATGATTTTATTTCCTCAACAGATTCTCGATGCTGCCAGACAAGGATTGTTCTTATGGGCAAATAATGTATTTCCTTCACTATTTCCATTCTATGTTATAAACCAGCTTTTGATAGGGTTCGGCATTGTAAATTTTATAGGGACACTGTTCGAACCAATAATGAGACCCCTTTTAAACGTACCAGGCGAAGGTGCACTATGTTTTTCACTTGGCATAGCATCAGGGTATCCAATGGGCGCCAAACTCATCTCATCATTGAGAAGTATAAATTCATGTACAAAGTATGAAGCAGAACGTCTTATGTCTTTCTGTAATAGTGCTGGTCCTCTTTTTATCATAGGTGTTGTCGGTATCGGTATTTTTAATAACCCTGTGATTGGCTATTTATTAGTTTTATGTAATTATGCAGGCCTTTTAAGTACCGGTTTGTTGTTCAGAATACATGGAACCATCGAACATAAAAATATTATACACTTAAATAATAATAACCTATTCAAGAGGGCCATACAGAACATGAAAGCAGCACAAAAAAAAGATGGAAGAAATTTTAACTATCTTTTTTCTGATTCTGTTAAAGATGGAATTAACCTGATGTTGACAATCGGAGGATATATAATAATATTCTCTGTTATTGTGAGGCTGATTAACATAACCGGGCTAACCACCTCTCTTTCAAATGTTATAAACATAATTTCTAAAGGGTTGATATCTAAAGAAATTGCCATTGGCATAATCAATGGTATTTTTGAAATGACCATAGGTTGTAACACTTTAAAAGAATTGTCAATTTCTCTTTATCAAAAAACTATTCTCGCAGGCTTAATTATATCCTGGGGTGGTTTATCAACACATGCTCAGATACAGAATGTGATTGAACATACTGACATCAGCTATATGTCCTATTTTTGCGCAAAGATTGCACACAGCATTTTAACTGCAACTTATGTATATTTTATCTATCCACTGATAATAAAGCCAAGTGCTACAGAAGCAATAAGTTTTAATAATAGCTGGTTATCCAACGTTGAGTTTTCATTGGCAATTATAATAATTGTCATAGCAGTTATAGTATCCATGGCAATAATAAACAGTTTAGCATTTAGAGACCCTTATTAA